The stretch of DNA TGGTGGAAATGGAACATTTTGGACGCTTCTTTAAGCATGAACGCAGTAGTTTTTTTGTTTCGCTTTTGGTGGCGGGCGTTACCGTTTATGAAGATCCCATTGTTGGTATTTTGCTCGGCACGGCGCTGGTTTTGATTTTGTTTGTGGAGAGGCTTTCCCGTGGAGCTTTTGAACTTGCTGAAGTCTCCGACGGAAAACTCAAGGAGATTAAAGAAGATTCCGAGATTTCACTGTATTCCTTTAAAGGGAAGCTCTGTTATCTCAATGGGCGGGCGCATATTGCACGGTTTGAAACGGGGCTTTCATCCAAAAAAAGCATCATATTAAGATTGAGAGAGGTTTATTTTATGGATTTAGATGGAGTGGAAGCCTTGGATGAAATCATAGAGCTGCTGGAAAGCCGTGGGCAAAAAGTGCTTCTCACCAGTTTGCATCCCACGGTTGAACATTTGCTTGAAGAAGTTTCCAAAACTTATAGCCGTTTGAAAAAAGAGGGCTTGGTTTTTGATAAAACGGTATTCGCCTTGAAGCATCTTGGGGTATAATTTGCTTATGAAAAAAATAATTTTCCTATTTGTTCTTCTGGTGGCCTGTTCTTCCCCTGTTCAAGATGGGCAGGAGGACGCGGACAGCCTTAAAGTGAGCGCCAGTTTTTATCCGCTTGCTTATTTTACCCAAGCACTTGTGGGTGAGGGGGTGACCGTGAATACGGTGGTGCCGGTGGGGGTGGAACCGCATGATTACGAGCCCACTCCGCAAACTCTGCGGATCCTTTATGACGCGGATTTATTGGTGTATCAGGGCAGTGGGTTTGAGCCGTGGATGGAGGGATTGGAATCGGATCTTAACGAGAATGGAGTTGTTCTTTTTTCGGCCACGGCTGGAATTGCGGACGCGAACTTGGATCCTCATACTTGGTTGGATCCCATCCTCATGAGCGCAATGGTCTCGAATTTGGCCATGCAATTGGTGGAGGTTTCTCCGGAGCATGAAGAGCAGATTTTGAGCAATGCCACCATTCTTGAGACCAAGCTGCTTGCACTTCATGACGCGTTTACGAGCGGACTTTCTTCTTGTAAAAAGAACACCATTTTGGTCTCCCACAATGCTTTTGCCCGTTTGGGAGAGCGCTATCATTTTATCGTGGAATCCATTTCCGGCTTGTCTCCTCATGACGAACCCTCTTTGAATGAAATGGCAGCTTTACGCGATTTGATTTTGGAGAAAGACCTCGGATTCGTTTTTCTAGAAACCTTGGCTTCTCCTGAAACAGCAGAAGCCCTTGCGGAAGAGGCTGGAGTGGCCACACTTGTGCTCAACCCCTTGGAAGGCCTCACTTCGGAAGAAGTGGCGCAAGGGGAGGATTATTTCAGTGTTATGGAGCAAAACCTCCAGAATCTTCGTTTGGCGTTGGAGTGTGATTAGTAAATAAAATTGAGAATATGATGAAAGTTCTTGCAGCTGTGCTTCTTCTTGTTCAGGCGACCGGGTTTAGTGATGTTCCTCAGTCGCACCCCAACCATGAGGCCATTGAGTTTCTGGCGGAGCTTGGGGTTTTGGAGGGCTACAGTGATTTGAGTTTTAGGCCGGAGGCCTCCATCAATCGAGCAGAACTGCTCAAGGTCTTGGTTTTGAGTTTTGAAGGTGAGCTTGAGGATGAGGCTCAGAATTGTTATCCGGATGTTCGGAGTGATTGGTACGCACCCTTTGTTTGTTTTGCAACTGAGGAAGGCTGGGTGGAGGGGTATCCGGATGGCTTGTTTAGACCGGAGACACCCGTGAACAAAGCGGAGGCCGCCAAAATTTTGATTCATGCGGCGGGCTTGGAGGACGACTTGTCCGAGGAGGACGGTGAGGAGTGGTATGTGCCGTATCTTTCCTTGGCTTTGGAGTTGGATCTTTTGGAGGAGACGAGTGAAAACTTCAATCCGGCGGAAGAGCGAACGCGTGGAGAAGTTGCCGAAAATGTTTATAGGGCTTTGTTGCCTGAGGAGCTGCCACAGGAGACGGTGGAGGAGACGGTGGAAGAGACGGTGGAGGAGACTCCCGGTGCTTCCATCCCATTCGGATTTTGGGGTCTCAATGGGTATCATTCACCGGAAGGTTTGGAGGATATTCAAACTCGTTTTAAGACTACGCTGCTTCAAGTGTCTTCCTCCAATCCTACCTGGACCACGCAAAGCTTTCTTCCCATGATTGAAGACGGGGGGATGACGGTCACGCTGCGCATGACGGGCGACCATAGCGCGTACACTACAAATGGAGATTTTGATTTGGAAAAATGGAAGACCGAGCTCAGCGCGTGGGAGGATTCCGGTGTGCAAAGCTACATCGACAGTGGTGTTTTGGTGGGTCATATGCTCCTGGATGACATCGCCAATTTTGAAGGGCGTGATCCGGATGCGGCGGATTTGGATGAAATGGCGCAGTACAGTGAGGCTCTGCTGCCCGGGTTGATGACCTTTGTGCGCGTACGGGCCACGGAAATTCCGGTTCCTGCGGAAGGGGATTATGATTATTTGGATGCGATTGTGAATCAATACAAAAGCAGTAATGGTCCTGTGGAGGACTATGCGGAGGAAGAGGCTGCGATGGCGGAGTCCTTGGGCCTGGGCATCATCAATGGACTCAATATTGCGGATGGCGGGGATGGATCCAGCGGGCAGGCGGGTTGGAAAGAGGGGCGTTATGCCATGTCTGCCGAGGAAATTCTTGAATATGGTCAGGTGCTTTTGGAGGTCCCCGATGTACTCATGTTTTTAATGTGGGAGTACGATGCCGAAGAACTCTGGAGTGACGGTTCTATTGGGAGCGAGTACTTTGATCAACCGGAGTTGGAAGCCGCCATTCGAGCACTTGGAGAGATGGCGCAAGCGCTTTAGTCCTGGAATCGCCTTAGTCCTGGAATCGTGCGGGTTTGAGGGACCAAGCGCTGTCCAAACAATCGGTGCAGCCCATTTCTTCTAGGAGACCGTAGGTTTCTGGAGCGTTGTTTGTGGCAGGCACTTCAATGGACTCGGCATAAGGATTCACAAAGAGCATTGCCAAGGCATAGAGCATTTGTGCCGGACTCAACTTTTCTTTACCCACGGTGAAAGATTCGGACATTTGTTTGTTCTCAAAATCCCATTCTTCCATCCATTCTTCCAAATCGGCACTGTCCACGGTTACGGCTGCACTTTGAGCCGTAAGGAGACTCCAAGGGCCATAGTACTTGGAAACCAGGGTTTCTTCTTGATCTCCCCCTTGCAGCTCATTCAAGAGCAAGGCAAAGGAATCGGTGAGGGAGTAGAAATCTTCTCCGTCGTAGGCGTAAGGAGGAGGTTCTTGGCCCCACTCGTTCAAAATCCATAAGGCAATGTTCTTCATCTCTTCTTCATCCACTTCCCAGTAGTCGGCCGAGGTGAATAAATCCACCACTTCATCCGGGCTCACCCACTGACTCCCCGGGTTTTCAGGCATAAATTCTTCAGTCATGGTGGTGAGGGCTTCTTCGGTGCTTCTATAATTTTGCTCTATGGTCGTGGCACTGTTGAGCCATTGGCTGGGAAGCTCCGGGTTTTGTTGATTTTTATAGGCCCAAATGGTGGGACTGGTGCCTTGTTTGGTGTAAATGTATTTGGAGGCGATTCCCGCATTGATGACATGAGGTTTGGAACGGTCCAAGCCTTGGATGGCTTGCACGGCGGAACTAGCTCCTTCCATCAAATTCAGAGAGTCCATCCCGTCGGCCACGGCTCCATCGTTGATTCGAATCGAGTTGTCCATCCAAAAAGTTCCACTGCTGGTTTCGTTGGTGGGGGAGAGTAAGCTCATGAGTTCATCCCTCAGGGTGGCAAAATTATTTTCCGCTCCTTTCTTGCCCAGCGTTCCTCCGTGATCGGGTGCGCCAAAGGCCAGTAAACGATCCGGGATTTCCGCCAGCACCGCCTGGCTTCCGGCTGAGCGTTCAATCTGCATGCCTTCTCCAATGCCAAGTCCCGTCACGATTTCCACTTCACCAAAATTATTCAGAATAGCTTGAAGTCCTCCTCCGCTTGGACTGGTGCAACCTCCTTTTAGCGGATCTTTGGTACAAGTGATCCACTCATGTAGGGCATCGTAAACTTCATCCCAAGAAGGGTCGGCAGAGAGATTTTTTTGTGGACGGTTCAAGTAAGTGGGGTCGTGGTGGGCGTGGTATCCAAAGTTCACCAAGCCTTGCTCGTTTAGGTCGAGGAGGTAATCCATAACTCCGGTTTGCGCGTTTCGGCTGGCCACAGTGGCGGCATCCGCCCCCTGGAATTCAATGGTCCAGTTGATCGGAGTTTCCGGATTTTCTCTTGCCAGGCTTTCAATCATTTCTCCAACACGGAAATAGCGATCTTCGGAGTATGCATGATTGATGTGGTCTTCGGTGTGTGTAAAAAGGAAGAAGTAAATGGGGGCTTTCGTCATGCTTGGAGCATTTTGTAGGCTTGGGCCCTCGGGCAGTACAAAATTTTCGGCGGCTTCTCTCAGCTCGCTGTCGTCCGGCGTTGTCTCTTTCTCGGTTGTTGCGTCTTTTGAAGCACAGGCGGAAAGGAGAGTGAAGCTTAAAATAAGGAGAATCAGGCCGGGTTTTATCCAAGAGAAGGGTATAGTTTTCATATGAGCTTTTTAGGTGGGATCATAATGCGTTTTTTTCGCCTAAAAAGCCAGACCAATTGTCTGCTGGAAGGGGGCTTTCCAAAAACTTAAAAAAGGCGTATAGTAGGGCCGTTTCTAACCCCATCCTTATGCTTAAAGCTGAAAATGGTCACTTCTTCCATTTGGAGCTGAGGCCTCGGGAGGATTTTGTGCTTTTTTCGGTGCGTGACATTGGACGGGAAGGGCACAGTTTTTTGGTTTTGGGCCAATTCCCCGATGGGACTTGGGCCACGCACAAGTGGCTTATTAGCAAACGAGATGCTTATATTTCCGATAAAGGGGAGCTTAAAAGTGAAGATTATCTCGTACAAGAGATTCTTGATTATGTGGATGGAGATTTGGTGCACAAGACGGCGGATTCGTTTGTGGTGCGGACTCATCGTGGACTTCGGAGCAATGCGGCTCCCGCTCCCGTGTGCGAAGAGTGCCCTGAAATGTATTTTGATACTTACGAAGATTATGAAAAATACTTTCAAGGTCTGGGAGATCAAGCGGTTCACCCTTTGTAGGATGGGTTTTTCAGATTGGACTTTTCATGGATGCATTCTGGCACTATAGTGCCGATGTATGAAAATGCTTATTTTTGGAAAGGGGTACATTGCCAACAAATTTAAAGATCACTTTGGAGAAGAAGCGGAGATCTCGAATTTGAGGGTGGAGGACATGTCTTCACTCAGGGCCGAGCTCGAGAGAGCGAGGCCACAAGTGGTGGTGAATTGTGCGGGGAAGACGGGTAAACCCAATGTGGATTGGTGTGAGGATCATAAAATGGAGACGCTGTTTTCCAATGTTGTGGTTCCGGTTCTGTTGGCCCGTGCTTGTGAGGAATTGGGGCTGTACATGGTTCATATTGGGAGTGGGTGCGTGTATGAAGGCTATAAGGGAGGG from Candidatus Gracilibacteria bacterium encodes:
- a CDS encoding S-layer homology domain-containing protein, whose product is MMKVLAAVLLLVQATGFSDVPQSHPNHEAIEFLAELGVLEGYSDLSFRPEASINRAELLKVLVLSFEGELEDEAQNCYPDVRSDWYAPFVCFATEEGWVEGYPDGLFRPETPVNKAEAAKILIHAAGLEDDLSEEDGEEWYVPYLSLALELDLLEETSENFNPAEERTRGEVAENVYRALLPEELPQETVEETVEETVEETPGASIPFGFWGLNGYHSPEGLEDIQTRFKTTLLQVSSSNPTWTTQSFLPMIEDGGMTVTLRMTGDHSAYTTNGDFDLEKWKTELSAWEDSGVQSYIDSGVLVGHMLLDDIANFEGRDPDAADLDEMAQYSEALLPGLMTFVRVRATEIPVPAEGDYDYLDAIVNQYKSSNGPVEDYAEEEAAMAESLGLGIINGLNIADGGDGSSGQAGWKEGRYAMSAEEILEYGQVLLEVPDVLMFLMWEYDAEELWSDGSIGSEYFDQPELEAAIRALGEMAQAL
- a CDS encoding zinc ABC transporter substrate-binding protein, which produces MKKIIFLFVLLVACSSPVQDGQEDADSLKVSASFYPLAYFTQALVGEGVTVNTVVPVGVEPHDYEPTPQTLRILYDADLLVYQGSGFEPWMEGLESDLNENGVVLFSATAGIADANLDPHTWLDPILMSAMVSNLAMQLVEVSPEHEEQILSNATILETKLLALHDAFTSGLSSCKKNTILVSHNAFARLGERYHFIVESISGLSPHDEPSLNEMAALRDLILEKDLGFVFLETLASPETAEALAEEAGVATLVLNPLEGLTSEEVAQGEDYFSVMEQNLQNLRLALECD